The Kiritimatiellia bacterium genome has a segment encoding these proteins:
- a CDS encoding putative toxin-antitoxin system toxin component, PIN family, translating to MSPPRLVVDSNVIISAVFFGGPPARVLQQVIGGAAAAFISLEILDEIREVVQRPKFGLTPEQALLLIQELTHVCRVVEPKTAVQEIKDDPDDNAVLACALEAGAAIIVTGDAHLLNLKEWKGIRILAPAEALSEMD from the coding sequence ATGAGTCCGCCCCGACTGGTCGTGGATTCCAATGTGATTATCTCGGCGGTCTTTTTCGGCGGGCCTCCGGCGCGGGTGCTGCAGCAGGTGATAGGAGGCGCGGCGGCGGCTTTCATATCCCTGGAGATCCTGGACGAGATTCGCGAAGTAGTTCAGCGGCCCAAGTTCGGGTTGACACCGGAACAGGCCCTGCTTTTGATCCAGGAACTGACCCATGTCTGCCGCGTGGTGGAGCCGAAGACGGCCGTTCAGGAGATCAAGGACGACCCGGATGACAATGCCGTGCTGGCGTGCGCCCTCGAAGCGGGGGCTGCCATCATTGTGACCGGCGATGCCCACCTGCTGAATCTTAAAGAATGGAAAGGCATCCGCATTCTTGCTCCGGCGGAGGCGTTGAGCGAAATGGATTGA
- a CDS encoding type II toxin-antitoxin system HicA family toxin, with translation MKRRTLLQAIEAMGCVLIRQGGRHDWYQNPQTGSCQPVPRHQEIKEYLARHILKKLKD, from the coding sequence GTGAAAAGGCGAACCTTGCTTCAGGCCATTGAGGCCATGGGGTGCGTACTCATCCGCCAAGGGGGTCGTCACGATTGGTATCAGAATCCGCAGACCGGTTCGTGTCAACCCGTACCCCGCCATCAGGAAATCAAGGAGTACTTGGCCCGGCATATTCTCAAGAAGCTGAAAGACTAG
- a CDS encoding type II toxin-antitoxin system HicB family antitoxin, with translation MKNVRFIYWQDEEMWLGYIEEFPDYQTQGVSLEELKDNLKDLYSDLTGGAIPNVKHVGELQLA, from the coding sequence ATGAAGAATGTCCGATTCATATACTGGCAAGATGAAGAGATGTGGCTGGGCTACATCGAGGAATTCCCAGATTACCAGACTCAAGGCGTCTCCCTGGAAGAGTTAAAGGACAACCTCAAGGATCTGTATTCCGATTTGACCGGCGGGGCCATCCCCAATGTGAAACATGTCGGGGAGCTCCAGCTTGCGTGA
- a CDS encoding DNA topoisomerase VI subunit B has protein sequence MARERKPAAAETAESMAQKQREISVSEFFLKNRHLLGFDSPRKALLTAVKEAVDNSLDACEEGGILPEIGVEIVQVADDRFKVSVTDNGPGIVKAQIPRIFAKLLYGSKFHRLRMSRGQQGIGISAAGMYGQLTTGTSTRILSKVKGSKKAHHMEVQIDTRANKPAILTDEEAEWLPVFTPVDAEGRSGRAIEYKHGTCVEIVMEAAYVRGRLSVDEYLKQCAIVNPHLQLHYRLALLKKDAKPVAGFVEAGQKSGAPGSATPATGSPPATEAFTYARAVNKLPVPPTEIKPHPHGVELGLLMQMLKGTAARTLRSALTTDFSRVGDRSALEICGRAGLNPKANPTRIAHQESEALYKAIQDTKLMRPPTDCLSPIGEAQILAGLKKEIAADFYTAVTRDPEVYRGNPFQVEVGLAYAKPDPKQEIGADEPVRVMRFANRVPLLYQAGACGMTEAVGDVNWKTYGLAQPKGGLPVGPMVILLHMASVWVPFTSESKEAVAHYPEILKEFTYALQECGRQLSVYLSRRRRQAEVERKRSYIELYIPHLALGLREILAFDERKEKQVIQKLGKMLEKTHLDV, from the coding sequence ATGGCCAGAGAACGCAAGCCCGCCGCCGCGGAGACCGCCGAGAGCATGGCGCAGAAGCAGCGGGAGATTTCCGTCTCGGAATTTTTCCTGAAAAACCGGCACCTGCTCGGGTTCGACAGCCCGCGCAAGGCGCTGCTGACGGCGGTGAAGGAAGCGGTGGATAACTCGCTGGACGCCTGCGAGGAGGGCGGGATCCTGCCGGAGATCGGCGTGGAGATCGTCCAGGTCGCCGACGACCGGTTCAAGGTGAGCGTCACGGACAACGGGCCGGGCATCGTGAAGGCCCAGATTCCCCGCATCTTCGCCAAGCTGCTCTACGGCTCGAAGTTCCACCGCCTGCGCATGTCCCGCGGCCAGCAGGGCATCGGCATCAGCGCGGCGGGGATGTACGGCCAACTGACCACCGGCACCTCGACCCGCATCCTGTCCAAGGTCAAGGGCTCGAAGAAGGCCCACCACATGGAGGTGCAGATCGATACCCGGGCGAACAAGCCGGCGATCCTGACGGACGAGGAGGCGGAGTGGCTGCCCGTGTTCACCCCCGTGGACGCCGAGGGCCGGTCCGGCAGGGCCATCGAGTACAAGCACGGCACCTGCGTGGAGATCGTCATGGAGGCGGCCTACGTCCGCGGGAGGCTCTCGGTGGACGAGTACCTCAAGCAGTGCGCGATCGTGAACCCGCACTTGCAGCTGCATTACCGGCTGGCGCTCCTCAAGAAGGACGCGAAGCCTGTAGCCGGCTTCGTTGAAGCCGGCCAGAAGTCGGGGGCGCCGGGGTCAGCGACCCCGGCTACAGGGTCGCCTCCGGCGACGGAAGCCTTCACCTACGCCCGCGCCGTCAACAAGCTGCCTGTCCCGCCGACGGAGATCAAGCCGCACCCGCACGGGGTGGAACTCGGCCTCCTGATGCAGATGCTCAAGGGGACGGCCGCGCGGACGCTGCGGTCGGCGCTGACGACGGATTTCTCGCGCGTGGGCGACCGGTCCGCGCTGGAGATCTGCGGGCGGGCGGGGCTGAACCCGAAGGCCAACCCGACCCGCATCGCGCACCAGGAGAGCGAGGCGCTCTACAAGGCGATCCAGGACACGAAGCTCATGCGGCCGCCGACGGACTGCCTCTCGCCGATCGGCGAGGCGCAGATCCTCGCGGGCCTGAAGAAGGAAATCGCGGCGGACTTCTACACGGCGGTCACGCGCGATCCGGAGGTCTACCGCGGCAACCCGTTCCAGGTGGAGGTCGGCCTCGCGTATGCGAAGCCGGACCCGAAGCAGGAGATCGGCGCGGATGAGCCCGTCCGCGTGATGCGTTTCGCGAACCGCGTGCCGCTCCTGTACCAGGCCGGCGCCTGCGGCATGACCGAGGCGGTGGGCGACGTGAACTGGAAGACCTACGGGCTGGCCCAGCCCAAGGGCGGGCTGCCGGTCGGGCCGATGGTGATCCTTCTGCACATGGCGAGCGTCTGGGTGCCGTTCACGAGCGAGAGCAAGGAGGCGGTGGCGCACTACCCGGAGATTCTCAAGGAGTTCACGTACGCGCTCCAGGAGTGCGGGCGGCAGCTCTCCGTGTACTTGAGCCGGCGGCGGCGCCAGGCCGAGGTCGAGCGCAAGCGCAGCTACATCGAGCTGTACATCCCGCACCTGGCCCTGGGCCTGCGGGAGATCCTGGCCTTCGACGAGCGGAAGGAGAAGCAGGTGATCCAGAAGCTGGGGAAGATGCTGGAGAAGACGCACTTGGATGTGTAA
- a CDS encoding GxxExxY protein, whose protein sequence is MTENEISQVIIGSAIEVHKVMGGPGLLEDVYEEALCYEMPIRGLQVGRQIDVPLIYKGHRLAKPLTLDVLVEEKVIVECKAAKEIHPVFEAQLLTYLRLTGLKLGLLINFGETLVAQGIRRVVNGL, encoded by the coding sequence ATGACGGAGAATGAAATCAGTCAAGTGATTATAGGATCGGCTATCGAAGTGCACAAGGTGATGGGTGGACCCGGTCTTCTCGAAGACGTATACGAAGAAGCCCTCTGTTACGAAATGCCCATCCGCGGCCTTCAGGTGGGCCGGCAGATTGATGTCCCGTTGATTTACAAGGGACACCGACTGGCCAAACCGTTGACCCTGGATGTTCTGGTCGAAGAGAAAGTAATCGTGGAATGCAAGGCGGCCAAAGAGATTCATCCCGTTTTTGAAGCGCAGTTGTTGACCTACTTAAGATTGACAGGATTGAAGTTGGGCCTGCTGATCAACTTTGGCGAGACCTTGGTGGCCCAAGGCATCCGCAGGGTGGTAAATGGACTATAA
- a CDS encoding DNA topoisomerase IV subunit A, translating to MAKSTSQGGGPDVVSKKAASARIVRVAETVYEDVTKKNRKPSMKFPVRSLANVKYDVKRGHFEILNRVATRTLSYNTVKTFAQSMRLLATTKNDLLDKDDIAGKREIYYNSKSWGECRFNEQPESDTLLDDIEAMLEINREQLGYIPEEHGGEVCGPLVVIDRDPATGKDIRIDCTKLGTGAWSIPSRVEHLRFQSKARFVLVIETASLFQRLVHHRYYEKGNCILISMSGVPTRACRRFIRRLADDQKLAVLAFTDGDPYGYCNIYRTLKVGSGQAAHINRFFCVPQAHYLGVTPWDIKEFKLEDATHPLEEADIKRAKDALKNDPFIRHHKEWQQALEHMLALGVRVEQQAFAKHGLNFVLEEYLPRKLKKAKFLP from the coding sequence ATGGCGAAATCGACGAGTCAGGGCGGCGGGCCGGACGTGGTCTCGAAGAAGGCGGCGTCGGCGCGGATCGTCCGCGTGGCGGAGACCGTGTACGAGGACGTCACGAAGAAGAACCGCAAGCCCTCGATGAAGTTCCCGGTGCGGTCGCTGGCGAACGTGAAGTACGACGTCAAGCGCGGCCACTTCGAGATCCTGAACCGCGTGGCCACGCGGACGCTCTCGTACAACACGGTCAAGACGTTCGCCCAGTCCATGCGGCTGCTCGCGACGACGAAGAACGACCTGCTGGACAAGGACGACATCGCGGGCAAGCGCGAGATCTACTACAACAGCAAGAGCTGGGGCGAGTGCCGGTTCAACGAGCAGCCGGAGAGCGACACGCTGCTCGACGACATCGAGGCCATGCTCGAGATCAACCGCGAGCAGCTCGGCTACATCCCGGAGGAGCACGGCGGCGAGGTGTGCGGGCCGCTGGTCGTCATCGACCGCGACCCGGCCACGGGCAAGGACATCCGGATCGACTGCACCAAGCTGGGGACCGGCGCATGGAGCATCCCGTCGCGCGTCGAGCACCTTCGGTTCCAAAGCAAGGCGAGGTTCGTGCTGGTGATCGAGACCGCCTCGCTGTTCCAGCGCCTGGTGCACCACCGCTACTACGAGAAGGGGAACTGCATCCTCATCTCCATGAGCGGCGTGCCGACGCGGGCGTGCCGGAGGTTCATCCGGCGGCTGGCGGACGACCAGAAGCTGGCGGTCCTGGCGTTCACCGACGGGGACCCGTACGGCTACTGCAACATCTACCGCACTCTCAAGGTCGGGTCCGGCCAGGCGGCGCACATCAACCGGTTCTTCTGCGTGCCGCAGGCGCACTACCTCGGCGTGACGCCGTGGGACATCAAGGAGTTCAAGCTCGAGGACGCGACGCACCCGTTGGAGGAGGCGGACATCAAGCGCGCGAAGGACGCGCTGAAGAACGACCCGTTCATCCGGCACCACAAGGAGTGGCAGCAGGCGCTGGAGCACATGCTGGCGCTGGGCGTGCGCGTCGAGCAGCAGGCCTTCGCCAAGCACGGGCTGAACTTCGTCCTCGAGGAATACCTGCCGCGGAAGCTCAAGAAGGCCAAGTTCCTGCCGTAG
- a CDS encoding transposase, producing MEKNLLPTTPCHGHLRRLERIYAGQPVYFITTCTHGRRAFLADGDAGAILLHEWGQALPRHRWAIGRYVIMPDHVHFFCSPVSADKTLSDFMRQWKQWTSKRLVRDRGFLSPIWQAEFFDHVLRSEESRSEKWLYVRDNPVRAGLVRRAEDWPYQGWIDFP from the coding sequence ATGGAAAAGAACCTGTTGCCGACCACGCCATGCCACGGGCACCTGCGCCGCTTGGAGCGAATCTATGCCGGCCAGCCCGTGTATTTCATTACGACGTGCACACACGGCCGCCGCGCCTTTCTGGCCGATGGCGACGCGGGCGCCATCCTTCTGCATGAATGGGGTCAGGCCCTGCCCAGGCATCGATGGGCCATAGGACGGTACGTGATTATGCCCGATCATGTTCATTTCTTCTGTTCTCCAGTGAGCGCGGACAAGACGCTCTCGGACTTCATGCGACAATGGAAGCAATGGACCAGCAAACGTCTCGTTCGCGATCGCGGCTTTCTCTCCCCGATATGGCAGGCGGAGTTCTTCGATCACGTTCTTCGCTCCGAGGAAAGCCGCAGCGAAAAGTGGTTGTATGTCAGGGACAATCCGGTCCGAGCGGGCCTGGTCAGGAGGGCGGAGGATTGGCCTTATCAGGGCTGGATTGATTTCCCGTAA
- a CDS encoding UDP-3-O-acyl-N-acetylglucosamine deacetylase: MAEAAFGKLLAGQPEDMTRAWELFSRQPVDLELPAAPAVVGAPRRQRTLAGPVTVQGPGTFRGKHTRTVTFEPTDLPGWWFERSDLKDVLPFAVSARNVWTTGDIVSNIVLRAGPPHNYVRMVEHIVALKVGLGLDSVLVRIDSGDPPLFDRGSLELVEAVEKAGWREVDAPARRVTVREPVCVCSANGSFVALAPPADPARPTLHLDCAIDFKTAIGRQRLRFHVTPELFRQGAQARTNSSGVKMIYCRTIGRIFADIRNLGYTKKNLLIAGRREYYNEPRLVHEGKSLEAVWHRAALDLLAALALIEEGQFVGRVVSYKAGHTLDVELVRQLYKNRLLQTL; this comes from the coding sequence ATGGCGGAAGCAGCTTTTGGCAAACTACTGGCCGGCCAGCCCGAGGACATGACCCGGGCCTGGGAACTCTTTTCCCGGCAGCCGGTGGACCTGGAACTCCCCGCCGCCCCCGCGGTCGTCGGCGCCCCGAGGCGACAGCGCACGCTCGCCGGGCCGGTCACGGTCCAGGGCCCCGGCACCTTCAGGGGGAAACACACGCGCACGGTGACCTTCGAGCCCACGGACCTGCCCGGCTGGTGGTTCGAGCGGTCGGACCTCAAGGACGTGCTGCCCTTCGCGGTATCCGCCCGCAATGTCTGGACCACCGGCGACATCGTAAGCAACATCGTCCTGCGCGCGGGCCCGCCGCACAACTACGTCCGTATGGTCGAACACATCGTGGCCCTCAAGGTCGGGCTGGGTCTGGACAGCGTGCTCGTCCGGATCGATTCCGGCGACCCGCCGCTGTTCGACCGCGGCAGCCTGGAACTGGTCGAGGCCGTGGAAAAGGCCGGCTGGCGCGAGGTCGACGCCCCGGCGCGCCGGGTCACGGTCCGCGAGCCGGTCTGCGTCTGCAGCGCGAACGGCAGCTTCGTGGCCCTGGCCCCGCCCGCCGATCCGGCCCGCCCCACCCTGCATCTCGATTGCGCCATCGATTTCAAGACCGCCATCGGCCGGCAGCGCCTGCGATTCCACGTCACCCCGGAGCTGTTCCGCCAGGGCGCCCAGGCGCGGACCAACTCGTCCGGCGTGAAAATGATCTACTGCCGCACCATCGGCCGCATCTTCGCCGACATTCGGAACCTCGGGTACACCAAGAAAAACCTGCTGATCGCGGGGCGGCGCGAATACTACAACGAGCCCCGCCTAGTCCATGAGGGCAAGTCGCTCGAGGCCGTCTGGCACCGCGCGGCCCTGGACCTGCTGGCCGCCCTCGCCCTGATCGAGGAAGGCCAGTTCGTCGGCCGCGTGGTCTCCTACAAGGCCGGCCACACCCTCGACGTCGAGCTCGTCCGCCAGCTCTACAAGAACCGCTTGCTGCAAACCCTGTAG
- the nadB gene encoding L-aspartate oxidase, with amino-acid sequence MQVLDCDILVIGSGLAGLMTALRLGRQARVILATKRAVEESNTAYAQGGIACVVDPDDSLEEHVQDTLGAGAGLCREPVVRALLAEGAAGIRDLEAWGVRFERRQGREEEYDLGQEGGHSRRRVLHAGDMTGREIIRALVEQARACPNIEIRSDLMAIDLVTTGWLHHPGPNRCIGAYLLDRRAGNVLSIRAGHTVLATGGAGKVYLYTSNPDTATGDGLAMAWRAGLPILNLEFVQFHPTCLYHPEAKSFLVSEAVRGEGGVLVNAGGESFMEKYDARASLAPRDIVARAIDQEMKTRGDSCVYLDITHRSERFLRRRFPNIFATCQRFGIHMARAPIPVVPAAHYFCGGVEAGIDGRTALPGLSACGEVACTGLHGANRLASNSLLEALVAARRTAETVLAGGAPIRPPREEIPPWQSGAAVPSDEGIVVEHNWNEVRTAMWDYVGIVRTDRRLDRALRRIRNLRREIRQYYLDYLITPDILELRNIADVAELVVRSARCRKESRGLHYTLDYPRPDSGRPAGDTRIQDQPGGAVGDRLD; translated from the coding sequence ATGCAAGTACTGGACTGCGACATCCTCGTGATCGGCAGCGGGCTGGCGGGCCTCATGACGGCCCTGCGGCTCGGTCGGCAGGCCCGCGTGATCCTGGCCACCAAGCGGGCGGTCGAGGAAAGCAACACGGCCTACGCGCAGGGCGGGATCGCCTGCGTCGTGGATCCGGATGACAGCCTGGAAGAGCATGTGCAGGATACGCTGGGCGCCGGCGCGGGGCTGTGCCGGGAGCCGGTGGTCCGGGCCCTGCTGGCGGAAGGGGCGGCCGGCATCCGGGATCTCGAGGCCTGGGGCGTGCGCTTCGAGCGGCGGCAGGGCCGTGAGGAGGAGTACGACCTCGGCCAGGAGGGCGGCCACTCGCGGCGGCGCGTCCTGCACGCGGGCGACATGACCGGCCGGGAAATCATCCGCGCGCTGGTCGAGCAAGCCCGGGCTTGCCCGAACATCGAGATCCGGTCCGACCTGATGGCGATCGACCTGGTGACCACCGGCTGGCTTCATCACCCCGGCCCCAACCGCTGTATCGGCGCATACCTGCTGGACCGGCGGGCCGGAAATGTTCTCTCCATCCGGGCCGGCCACACCGTGCTGGCCACCGGCGGGGCGGGGAAGGTGTACCTCTACACGAGCAACCCGGACACGGCCACGGGCGACGGGCTCGCGATGGCATGGCGGGCCGGCCTGCCCATACTGAACCTGGAGTTCGTCCAGTTCCATCCCACGTGCCTGTACCACCCGGAGGCCAAGTCGTTCCTGGTCAGCGAGGCCGTGCGCGGGGAGGGGGGCGTGCTGGTCAACGCCGGCGGCGAGTCGTTCATGGAGAAGTACGACGCCCGCGCTTCGCTGGCGCCGCGCGACATCGTGGCGCGCGCGATCGACCAGGAGATGAAGACACGCGGCGATTCCTGCGTCTACCTGGACATCACGCACCGCTCCGAACGGTTCCTCCGGCGGCGCTTCCCCAACATCTTCGCCACCTGCCAGCGCTTCGGGATTCACATGGCCCGCGCGCCCATTCCCGTCGTGCCCGCGGCCCATTACTTCTGCGGCGGCGTGGAGGCCGGGATCGACGGGCGGACCGCGCTGCCGGGCCTGTCCGCGTGCGGCGAGGTGGCGTGCACGGGGCTGCACGGCGCCAACCGGCTGGCCAGCAACTCGCTGCTGGAGGCCCTGGTCGCCGCCCGCCGGACCGCGGAGACGGTCCTCGCCGGCGGGGCGCCGATCCGGCCGCCGCGCGAGGAGATCCCCCCCTGGCAGTCCGGGGCGGCCGTGCCCAGCGACGAGGGCATCGTGGTCGAGCATAACTGGAACGAGGTGCGCACCGCGATGTGGGACTACGTGGGCATCGTCCGCACCGACCGCCGCCTGGACCGCGCCCTGCGCCGGATCCGGAATTTGCGCCGCGAGATCCGCCAGTATTACCTGGACTACCTGATCACGCCCGACATCCTGGAACTGCGCAACATCGCGGACGTCGCGGAGCTGGTCGTCCGGTCGGCCCGGTGCCGGAAGGAGAGCCGGGGCTTGCACTACACGCTGGACTATCCGCGCCCCGACTCGGGCCGGCCGGCGGGCGACACGCGCATCCAGGATCAGCCCGGCGGGGCGGTCGGGGATCGGCTGGACTGA
- a CDS encoding NUDIX hydrolase N-terminal domain-containing protein, with amino-acid sequence MNDQDPDLEEPRWIAWARELQAVAQNGLHYTTAGFDRQRYEAVQRIAAEMFAVQSGSDTRRVLDLFRGEIGHATPKVDMRGAVFRDGRLLLVRERRDQLWTLPGGWADPNEMPTEAIEREIREEAGYRTRAVKLAAVYDRCRQGAIPPYPYHVYKIFFLCELLGGAPVDNIETDAVDFFAEDAIPPLSIPRVNPRQLARLFEHHRNPALPADFD; translated from the coding sequence ATGAACGACCAGGACCCGGACTTGGAGGAGCCCCGCTGGATCGCCTGGGCGCGCGAGCTGCAGGCCGTGGCCCAGAACGGGCTGCATTACACGACCGCCGGGTTCGACCGCCAGCGGTACGAGGCCGTGCAGCGCATCGCGGCCGAGATGTTCGCGGTCCAGTCGGGTAGCGACACCCGCCGGGTCTTGGACCTGTTCCGCGGTGAAATCGGCCACGCCACGCCGAAGGTGGACATGCGCGGCGCCGTCTTCCGCGACGGGCGGCTCCTGCTGGTCCGCGAGCGGCGGGACCAGCTCTGGACCCTTCCCGGGGGCTGGGCCGATCCCAACGAGATGCCGACCGAGGCCATCGAGCGTGAGATCCGCGAGGAGGCGGGCTATCGCACCCGGGCCGTGAAGCTGGCCGCCGTCTACGACCGGTGCCGACAGGGCGCCATCCCGCCGTACCCGTACCACGTGTACAAGATCTTCTTCCTCTGCGAACTGCTGGGCGGCGCGCCGGTGGACAACATCGAGACCGACGCCGTGGACTTCTTCGCGGAGGACGCCATTCCGCCGCTCTCGATCCCGCGGGTCAATCCGCGCCAACTCGCCCGCCTCTTCGAGCACCACCGGAATCCGGCCCTGCCCGCCGATTTCGATTGA